One segment of Papaver somniferum cultivar HN1 unplaced genomic scaffold, ASM357369v1 unplaced-scaffold_137, whole genome shotgun sequence DNA contains the following:
- the LOC113334370 gene encoding putative F-box/FBD/LRR-repeat protein At1g78760 isoform X1, with amino-acid sequence MSAYLIIISFPKLKSLETEGVEFSNEYWNEKLFSNCPVLEDFRIEHCTWFGMPNFCISTPALKHLKIDNWDDGLRGCTLKVHAPNLETLYYNGSVAKEYVLTAFPLLVRAAVQFRFKPYVATRKQRISHGAAISQFLRALANIKHLFVSDGTLQAISFAVDLLEKLPTLRNTKELIMFEEVTAHKTLIALLKATPNLKLLVFNKTEPPISDDEEEDYVVDDDADAAEGEDNHGSEDDVAGSDADAAEGEDDDWTRDVGADSGSLFPHLKSVYFKEFIGNPMEMEWMKLILMNAKALRTMSISSCAHSYLLNTKKKEELMAHISSLPRASTSCVVEFPSW; translated from the exons ATGTCCGCTTACCTAATTATTATATCTTTTCCAAAACTCAAGTCCCTTGAAACTGAAGGTGTCGAGTTTAGCAATGAATACTGGAATGAGAAGCTCTTTTCCAATTGCCCAGTCCTTGAAGATTTCAGAATTGAACATTGCACTTGGTTCGGTATGCCAAATTTCTGTATTTCAACACCTGCACTGAAACATTTAAAGATTGATAATTGGGACGACGGATTACGAGGCTGTACTCTCAAAGTTCATGCACCAAACCTGGAGACTTTGTATTACAATGGTAGTGTTGCCAAGGAGTATGTTCTGACAGCCTTTCCTTTACTAGTTAGAGCAGCAGTCCAATTTCGCTTTAAACCATATGTTGCAACAAGGAAGCAAAGGATTAGTCATGGTGCAGCAATAAGTCAGTTTCTTCGAGCCCTTGCAAATATAAAACACCTATTTGTTTCTGATGGTACCCTACAG GCTATCTCCTTCGCAGTCGATCTATTAGAAAAGTTGCCTACATTACGTAACACCAAGGAGTTGATCATGTTTGAGGAAGTAACCGCTCATAAAACACTAATTGCTTTGCTCAAAGCAACACCTAATCTGAAGTTACTTGTATTTAACAAG ACGGAGCCTCCaatcagtgatgatgaagaagaagattatgtTGTAGACGATGACGCCGATGCTGCCGAGGGTGAAGATAACcatggcagtgaagatgatgttgCAGGCAGCGATGCTGATGCTGCTGAGGGTGAAGATGATGATTGGACACGTGATGTGGGGGCTGATTCTGGTAGCTTATTTCCACATCTTAAATCGGTCTACTTTAAGGAGTTTATTGGGAACCCAATGGAGATGGAATGGATGAAACTAATTTTGATGAATGCCAAAGCTTTGAGAACAATGTCAATTTCCAGTTGTGCTCACTCTTACCTTTTAAAcacgaagaaaaaagaagaactcATGGCGCACATATCAAGTCTTCCGAGAGCCTCAACAAGTTGCGTGGTTGAATTTCCCTCTTGGTAA
- the LOC113334370 gene encoding F-box/LRR-repeat protein At2g29930-like isoform X2, with product MSAYLIIISFPKLKSLETEGVEFSNEYWNEKLFSNCPVLEDFRIEHCTWFGMPNFCISTPALKHLKIDNWDDGLRGCTLKVHAPNLETLYYNGSVAKEYVLTAFPLLVRAAVQFRFKPYVATRKQRISHGAAISQFLRALANIKHLFVSDGTLQTEPPISDDEEEDYVVDDDADAAEGEDNHGSEDDVAGSDADAAEGEDDDWTRDVGADSGSLFPHLKSVYFKEFIGNPMEMEWMKLILMNAKALRTMSISSCAHSYLLNTKKKEELMAHISSLPRASTSCVVEFPSW from the exons ATGTCCGCTTACCTAATTATTATATCTTTTCCAAAACTCAAGTCCCTTGAAACTGAAGGTGTCGAGTTTAGCAATGAATACTGGAATGAGAAGCTCTTTTCCAATTGCCCAGTCCTTGAAGATTTCAGAATTGAACATTGCACTTGGTTCGGTATGCCAAATTTCTGTATTTCAACACCTGCACTGAAACATTTAAAGATTGATAATTGGGACGACGGATTACGAGGCTGTACTCTCAAAGTTCATGCACCAAACCTGGAGACTTTGTATTACAATGGTAGTGTTGCCAAGGAGTATGTTCTGACAGCCTTTCCTTTACTAGTTAGAGCAGCAGTCCAATTTCGCTTTAAACCATATGTTGCAACAAGGAAGCAAAGGATTAGTCATGGTGCAGCAATAAGTCAGTTTCTTCGAGCCCTTGCAAATATAAAACACCTATTTGTTTCTGATGGTACCCTACAG ACGGAGCCTCCaatcagtgatgatgaagaagaagattatgtTGTAGACGATGACGCCGATGCTGCCGAGGGTGAAGATAACcatggcagtgaagatgatgttgCAGGCAGCGATGCTGATGCTGCTGAGGGTGAAGATGATGATTGGACACGTGATGTGGGGGCTGATTCTGGTAGCTTATTTCCACATCTTAAATCGGTCTACTTTAAGGAGTTTATTGGGAACCCAATGGAGATGGAATGGATGAAACTAATTTTGATGAATGCCAAAGCTTTGAGAACAATGTCAATTTCCAGTTGTGCTCACTCTTACCTTTTAAAcacgaagaaaaaagaagaactcATGGCGCACATATCAAGTCTTCCGAGAGCCTCAACAAGTTGCGTGGTTGAATTTCCCTCTTGGTAA
- the LOC113334706 gene encoding oxysterol-binding protein-related protein 3C-like — translation MTGKWTESMSYQPCDEEGKPLSGTEPKEMWRVPDVPLKDKYQFTYFSHKGELSKVSKEKNNLEVRQRKERKSREANGDTFTPKWFDLTNEVVTTPYGETPIYKYNYKYNEHRAKVNSLIEVVQPIEFNPWQYGQEKMA, via the exons ATGACTGGAAAATGGACAGAGAGTATGAGTTATCAACCATGCGATGAGGAAGGAAAACCGCTTTCAGGAACTGAACCAAAAGAG ATGTGGAGAGTTCCTGATGTTCCACTCAAGGATAAATATCAGTTTACATACTTCTCACATAAG GGAGAACTATCAAAAGTCAGCAAGGAGAAAAACAACCTAGAGGTGAGACAGAGAAAGGAAAGGAAAAGTAGAGAAGCCAACGGCGACACATTTACTCCAAAATGGTTCGACTTGACTAATGAAGTAGTAACTACACCATATGGCGAAACACCAATTTACAAATACAATTATAAGTATAATGAACACAGAGCAAAAGTGAATAGCTTAATCGAGGTTGTGCAACCGATTGAGTTCAACCCTTGGCAGTATGGACAAGAAAAGATGGCTTAA